A portion of the Saimiri boliviensis isolate mSaiBol1 chromosome 1, mSaiBol1.pri, whole genome shotgun sequence genome contains these proteins:
- the TXNDC9 gene encoding thioredoxin domain-containing protein 9, producing MEADASVDMFSKVLENQLLQTTKLVEEHLDSEIQKLDQMDDDELERLKEKRLEALRKAQQQKQEWLSKGHGEYREIPSERDFFQEVKESKKVVCHFYRDSTFRCKILDRHLMILSKKHLETKFLKLNVEKAPFLCERLRIKVIPTLALVKDGKTQDYVVGFTDLGNTDDFTTETLEWRLGCSDILNYSGNLMEPPFQSQKKFGTNFTKLEKKTIRGKKYDSDSDDD from the exons ATGGAAGCTGATGCGTCTGTTGACATGTTTTCCAAAGTCCTGGAGAATCAGCTGCTTCAGACTACCAAACTAGTGGAAGAACATTTGGATTCTGAAATTCAGAAACTGGATCAGATGGATGATGATGAATTGGAACGCCTTAAAGAAAAGAGACTTGAGGCACTAAGGAAAGCTCAACAGCAGAAACAA GAATGGCTTTCTAAAGGACACGGGGAATACAGAGAAATCCCTAGTGAAAGAGACTTTTTTCAAGAAGTCAAGGAGAGTAAAAAAGTGGTTTGCCATTTCTACAGAGACTCCACATTCAG GTGTAAAATACTAGACAGACATCTGATGATACTGTCCAAGAAACACCTCGAGACCAAATTTTTGAAGCTGAATGTGGAAAAAGCACCTTTCCTTTGTGAGAGACTGCGTATCAAAGTCATTCCCACACTAGCACTGGTAAAAGACGGGAAAACACAAGATTATGTTGTTGGGTTTACTGACCTAGGAAATACAGATGACTTCACCACAGAAACTTTAGAATGGAGGCTCGGTTGTTCCGACATTCTTAATTACAG tggaaatTTAATGGAGCCACCATTTCAGAGCCAAAAGAAATTTGGAACAAACTTCACAAAGCTGGAAAAGAAAACTATCCGAGGAAAGAAGTATGATTCAGACTCTGATGATGATTAG